The DNA region AGGGGTTATGCTTTGGGGCTGTCTGTGACTcctctcctctacccctccccagcCGAATCAAACATTACATTGTGATGATGGAAACCATCACCATCGAACCCCTAGGCTACCGGGGTCTCCAGAAGTCGGCCCGGCCATTCCATCCTCATCAAGCAGAGCATCTGAAACAGGAGGACCCACAGCACATCTGCACACTGAGCAGCAGAGGAAACACAGTGTGCCTACTCTCAGAGAAGGggttaaatagaaatatttactaGGGATTCAGATATGAAAGAGCAATCATTTATCCACACCTTCTGGGGGATATGCCGATGGAAGGTCTCTACGAGGCCCGGATGCCCTCCCTGGAAGAGCAGACCCAGAACAGAAGCTCCTGCAGCCTCCCGGTGCTAAACCTTCCTGTGTATCCCCTAGATACTGAGGCTGTGCTGTCTGGCCTCATCTCAGTGAGAGGTTTCTGGCCCCCTTAGCCCGCTGACCGGCCTGGAGCTGCTAGAGGAGTAATCAACTGTGAATGCCTGGATAAAACAAGTCTGGCTCTTTCTTACTCCAGGACCCTGGACTCATACGGGCTTTCAGTCTAGAAGCCCTCCTGAGACAGACACAAGCCATTGCAAAAATAACCTGGCTAGGGCCTCTTGACCCCAGCGTGCCTCCCAGGAAGCCCTCCAGGTCTGGGGCTCGCCTCCTCCACTCACCACCTCTCGGTGAAGCCACTCGATTGAGAAGCACATCTCCAGGCGGCACCTAGCTCACTTTGCTTCCCTTCTGGGCAAAACGCTGCATTTCAACAAGGGCTTCTCGGAGAAATGAACCGGCTCTCTAATCCCTGAGGTGGCTCGTGGAGGAAGGACAACCCTGCCCTCCCTCTAGGCTCACGTATCTACTAACCAGGCTAATGAAACAGTAAAGGTTTCACAGGCGGGGAACCAGGATTCACCCCCACTAAAAGGGCAAGGGTAAAAAGTTAATTTACAGGACTTGCTCCATTTCTTCTTCTGGCCCCTAGGAACCTCAACAGTGGGCACTTTTCAGACTAATACCAGGCCTCTCTGAAGAGCGTAGGGGTTGAGCACCCAGCTCCCCCGCACACCAGCCACATGACCTCTAATGTCCCGTGCTTCAGTCTATCACCTGGGAAATGCAGGTAACAGTACACACCTCACAAGGTTGTTGAgattaaaataatacagtatgtgtaTAGAGCACTTAAAACGATGCCCAGTGCTGGCCCTTAGCGTTACTCTAGCACTACAGAAGCCCTGCTGAGGAGCCATGCCACACCGCCAGAAAGAAAGAACGGGAAGGGTGGGCTCTCAGAAACCAAAGGAAGGGAACAGTGTTGTTGAAACTCTGTGGCTAAACCTTTCAAACACATCTAGCTATTACCCTATTTGTCACAGAACAATACTTGTCAATAATTtggaggtaaagaaaaaaatactctgagATAAGAGGTCAGAGGTGTCGCAGGAAAGTGGACACCCTTGTATTTCAGAAATGCATACAAAAAGGCCACTCCTCTGTAGGAAGACACAAACCCTATTTGCACCCAAGGGACCAGCAAGGCCCTCGATGGccagtctttcctttttttttaaagattttacttatttatttgagagagagagagagacacggtgagcaccagcagggggaggggcagagggacaagcagactccccgctgagtgaggagcccaacacggggctcagtcccacacccctgagatcacgacctgagctgaaatcaagagccagacgcctcactgactgagccacctgggcaccccccaACTGCTAGCCTCAGTTTAGCCTAGTGCCACTCCACAGGTCCCAGAAAGAAGCTAAGAGCCACTGTTCTGCTCTTTTGTTGTTAATGACTGGCATCCGTGGGCTCATTCAAGTGTTTGTTTAATTGAGGCTATTATAATGCTTCACATTTGCCCATATGTTTAGTATTATTTAATAAAGAGCACAACTTCCAAATAACCGAAAAGGtccagagaattaaaatattaaaatttttaatttttaaaagtcttgccATTATACCATTACTTCTATATGCCCTGTGCATACGTTCTGAAAAgatattttctcataattagaaTTTCTTTCTGTTAACACTCATAATTGTGTTTTATTGTTGGCTATTCTTTATGATTATAATGCCAGACGAATGAACAGCTTATATGAAACTGAGAATGAGGAAGGATGCCCAAAGAGCCTGTTGTCTACCATGCAGACCCCAGGGGCTATTAATTATTTAGCTACTTTTCAAAGTTAATAAATAGGAATGTCTTTTTGCCCTTTACTCCCCAGATGAATTTAACCAaatgagagagagggtgtgtgtgcagAGTGAGCAGTCTGAGGACACAGGGGGTACAGgtaatgaaaagattttaaaatatatatatatttaatgtcaATTAAATATGCACAACACTGCTTTATGTGGCATGGTTTTATTATGACTAAATCCTCATGAATATTTTGATGGTTTTTGAGTGTACTGTGAAAAACATGAGCACTTTAAAAACATGACATTAATACCAAAAAAAGggagtaaaattaaaatgacatttgaaaaaaatacttatagTTAGAAAATGCAAACACCGAAgtatcaaagggaaaaaatagccCCCTTCTCACTACTGGAGTCTTTCCCCCCCCAAAGCTTTATGCTTTTCTAACCTACCAGAAAAATAACGTATGCGTGTACATTGATTTATTTACTAAAAGGAGTCCTATCATGCAGTTTTGTGAAATGAGTTTTTTACTTAATAAcgtatcttattttttaaagattttattcagttatttgagagaaagagagagctcaggcaccagtggggggaggggcagaggcagagggagagggaggctccccactgagcagggagcccactgcggggctcaatcccaggaccctgggaccatgacctgagcggaaggcagacgcctaacttgctgagccacccaggcgcccctgaataacaCATCTTGATGCTGTTTCCAGATCAACACAGGTCCCTGCTGCGTTCTTTCTGCTCTTACACCTGGTGCTTAGGGAAGATCTTTGCACATGAAGCTCAGCGTCCTATGTGGTCTTTCAGTGTGGCTGCCACCAAAGGGAGTGCAGCAGGCACAAGCTACTCCAGTCTATCCCAGGTGCCTGGTTGGAAAAGGACAATCCAGTTCCCTTGGTTCACTTGGGTTCCTTCAGAAACCTCCTGGGACACTGATGTACAGCCAGTGGGTCTCAGCAACAGCTCGGGAAAGAGCTGCTTGCAGCTGAGGAAGGCGACACCGCTCTCTGTTCACATGTGAGAGGAAGGGTTCCTGTGGCAAAGCAGGAGTCCTGTCCTTGCACTCAGATCCGCCTGCTGTCAGCCCCTCCGCTGCCAGGCGTGTACGGAAGGCTCATGGCAGGAACGGGAGGTGTGTAGACAGGGGAGCAGACGCCGGCACCGGAGAGGCATGCATAAGGCGGTGGGTTTGACTGCCAGGTTATTCCTCAGGTATTGGAAGCTCCCTGCTCACGAAGACCAACAGGAAGCAGGGCATTCAGAGCTGCCGGCCTCGGGGTGCACAAGAACAGTCACGTGGCCGAGtcggggttaaaaaaaaaatgaccacagaGCCCACGGCTCAGAAATATGAACAATAAAGCCATCTTACGTCTTTGCACTTTGCTGcctcaaatcctttttgaaaTGATGGAGAGGTTAAActctattttgaaatcttttgacAGAGCATTTTTCCAAATACCTGTTCTATTTGTTCTCTCATTTGACCCCCACACCAACTCAGCAAGTAGGCCGGTGCCACTTTCTGCACCTACAGGATGGCACGTGTGCAGGGCCACGATTCACCCAAGGTCAGCGGGCCAAGTGTTCTGACTCCGAGCACCGGGCTCCTTCCTGGATTCTCCCTGGCACCCCCCAAGTCCAGGGCCAGCTCTCCAGTTTCAGAACCCTCAGCAAGAAGAGCCAGAAAAGaagccagagatagaaatatgaaatatgcCCTCCTCAGGAATACCTGAGATCATGAAAACTACCTTTCCTAACAAAAATTTAATGAACTGGGTCTCTTGCTGCAGCAACACGAGTGGGAGCACCAGGCGCCAGGCTCGGAGCAGAACTGCACAGATCGCTTTAAGAAAATGGCAGACAAGCCGGACATGGGGGAAATCGCCAGCTTCAATGAGGCCAAGCTGAAGAAAACGGAGACACAGAACACCACCCTGCAGACCAAAGAGACCACTGAGCAGGAGAAGCGGAGTGAAATTTCCTAAGAACCTGGAGGATTCCCCACCCCTGTCATCTTCGAGACACCCCAGTCGTGATGTGGAGGAAGAAGAGCCAGCTGCAAGATGGACACGAGCGACAAGCTGCACTGTGAACCCGGGCACTCTGCACCAACGCCACCAGCCTGTGGGTCTCtgaggggaccccccccccaatcgGACTGCCAAATTCTCTGGTTTGCCCTGGGATATTATAGCAAATTATCTGtatgtttaatgaaaataaaacacacctcgtggcaaaaaaaacaaaacaaaaaaatttaatgacCTGAATAATACTGATGTTGCTAAGTACCAGGTTGAGATACCAAACTCACACCGTAACAGAACAATAGTCTTTACTTGTTTTACAAAGACTTTTGTGAAAGGGGAACCCggctggctcattcagtgaaACCTGTGACGCTTGATCATGGGGTtgcgagtttgagccccatggtgaGTGtacagatcatttaaaaataaaaaaaatcttaaaaaaaaaaaaaagacatttctggagcaactgggtggctcagttgattaagcatctgccttgggctcagatcatgacctcaaggtcctgggattgagccccgggtcgggctccctgctcagcaaaaagtctgcttctccctctcctcccgccccccccatcccccaccttgtatgctctctctcaaataaataaatacttttgtgaaaatgtggttttatattttattattaacatacatactctctcagcttttttttaatccagtagCTCTTTAATTTTTCCAGTTAGACGCTAGCTTGGACAATACTAGTAATTTGCATTTCAATATCTAACACCTATGTCTTGTCTTTTCGTCACTCACATGTCCTACATGAGTTTTTTTGAGACTGtccaaaaggagaaatatattttactttgtgaAGCATAAATACATATCTGTCACTGAAACAAAACTTTCACAAAATCATAATTACCCTTCCTATGTGTGTTTTACTTGCATATTTCCTATGGTTCTATACCTTTGGGGAACAGAGGTCTAGAAAGGTTCCTCTCTGCTGACTTGAAGAAGGGGTCTTAGTAAATTAGCAAAATTACGAACAGCCTTTAGTATTGAAGTAATACACCAAAGGCCAGGAGGCTGGAGGTCAGGAGCCAAATCTTGAAAGATGAACTGGAATCAGAAGGGTAGAGACTCAAAAGATGAAATGAGCCCAGCACATCTGGGGGACAGTCATGAGGGGTTCATAAAGGGAGTGGTAAGGAATAAAGTCAAAAAGAAAGCCTGAGGTCAGTCTGCAGAGAGCAAGACAGACTCTGGATTTCATCCTGGAGGTCATAACACTGTGACTGACGGTCTGTGAGTGTGCAAAATGCTATTCCAGAATTGTTCGTCTGCACACGGACTTGAAACCGGCTCTAAAAACACCCGGAGCTCAGACACCAGGTTCTTCAGCTCTATTTCAGCCCGGAGAAAAATGTGTGCACACGGACCTCATAAATTCAGAATTCTAACAAGAGCAGTCTGGGTCacctaaaaaaatagaaaacctgggATATACATATTAAGTTTAGACAGCAACTGagccctttctgtttcttttcatccttttacttctGTTAATGAAGTGTGGGCCTTATCTGCAGCGACCACTAACTAATTATTTCCTTTACGAAAGCTATACACTTTATTGAGAAACTCATCCTCAATACTGTTATGAGTCTAACCAATAAATAactttgcaaaaaataaattttgtatcaGCAATAACACTTTTAATAATAAGGTCGTAGAGCGCACAGACACACAGGGACCTCTGAAGGTGTCCAGCACCCCGTAATTCAGGCTCTGCTGGACACAGTGACAGTGCCCCCTGATCCTCACCCAGCACTCCGCCTGtctcaggagaagagaaacacCCAGCGTGAGTCACCTTGCAATTACACCGCCACCTGGAAGCGTATTTAAGAGATGAGAACTACAAAGCTGGGCCTCTGTTAAGCGCCTGCACTGgacttcctctcccttcttccagtCTGAGGATCAATAGAGCTCAGGATCCTTTCACTAATTTCTCATAAGcaccattttttataattttttgaatttaaaaGGGACTGTCTCCCAAGGCCTCCCCGACGTTACCTTGAGTTATTAACACTGTaaatttcagagacagaaagcgCATCAGTTGAATCTACGTTTTTTCCACGCGGAAACTACTTCAGAGGAagattttttctcatttctgagaaAACGTTTGTACACGCGCATACACACCGTCTGGGGTAACGCAGACCCTTCACCGACGGTCAGGGTTCAGCCCAGTCTTTGCTGCTGCATTTCTGCATGCACACAAACAGGACGTCACAGTGACACGGAACCCTCACGTTTCACCTCAAAATGTCAGGCCTGGATCTCAAGCCGAGTCCCAGCCCTGCTCGGGATGCGCGTCCGGCAGAGgcggaggcagggagaggggctgcccCCGAGCAGGACCCGCGGGCTCCGTCTCCTGGGGCCTTGGGGTCCCGCACGTCCCGCTCTCCCGCGGGAGCCCACCGTCCCCTGCGGGGCGCGGGCTCCCGTCCGCCCAGCGCCCCAGACCCCGGGGCGCCGCTCGGAAATCCGGGTTTCCCCACACTAAGACGCGGAGGCCGGTCACCCCGGTTTCGGTCCGGGTGACCGCTGGGTGAGCCGCCGGAGCCGCCAGCCCTGTGCCTCCACGTCCGGGTTTCGACGCCCCGCCGCCCCCGGACCCCGGCCCCCTAGACCGCGACCCCGGCGCGCGCCGACTCCGACGCCCCCGACCCTCTGACCCCCGGCCGCGACCCCCTCGACCCCGACCTGGCCCGCGTCGACACCGACCCGCATTCCCCGGCCCCGACGCCCCTGACCCAGGCCCCCCCACAACCCCCGCCGCGACCCCGGCCCGCGCCAACCCGCGCCGGGCCTGGGGCCGCCGCACTTACTCCTGCCAAGGCGGCCGTCGGGAAGGCCGGGGTCCGGGGGACCCGGGCCGGGGGGACCAGGGTCGGGGGGACCGGGGCCGGGGTCGcggccgcccgccgcccgccccaAGGCCCCGCCGCCCGGCGCACGTGCCGGCTGACAGGCCCCCCATAGGTTCCATACCTGCCACCGGAAGTGAGTGAGGAGGGCAGTATAGGCATTTCCTGTGACGCGAGCGCCTGGACTCCATTAGGCAGCAGCTGGGGGAAGAATCAACACACCAGGGAGCGGAGCGCAGCCACCGAGCGCCGAGGCGGCCGCTGCctccgccgccgcccgccgccgccgccgccagcgcCGGGGCTCAGCCCCGCGGCGNNNNNNNNNNNNNNNNNNNNNNNNNNNNNNNNNNNNNNNNNNNNNNNNNNNNNNNNNNNNNNNNNNNNNNNNNNNNNNNNNNNNNNNNNNNNNNNNNNNNNNNNNNNNNNNNNNNNNNNNNNNNNNNNNNNNNNNNNNNNNNNNNNNNNNNNNNNNNNNNNNNNNNNNNNNNNNNNNNNNNNNNNNNNNNNNNNNNNNNNNNNNNNNNNNNNNNNNNNNNNNNNNNNNNNNNNNNNNNNNNNNNNNNNNNNNNNNNNNNNNNNNNNNNNNNNNNNNNNNNNNNNNNNNNNNNNNNNNNNNNNNNNNNNNNNNNNNNNNNNNNNNNNNNNNNNNNNNNNNNNNNNNNNNNNNNNNNNNNNNNNNNNNNNNNNNNNNNNNNNNNNNNNNNNNNNNNNNNNNNCGCCCCCGGCCCCCTCGCCCCGAccctcccccggcccccgccTCGCCCCGCCGGCTTCCCACCACGGCCTCTCTCGGCGAGGAAACTCTGGCCTCCGCTTCCTCCTCCTCCGACTCGGACGCCGGCGGAGCCTCCCCGCCCCCGCGGAAGAAACCCCGAGCCTCGGCGGCggagggagcaggagagcccGGGGCttcggcaggcagagcaggcctCTCCCCTCCGTCCTCGTCGTCCTCGTCctcgtcgtcgtcgtcgtcgtcgtcctcctcctcctcctccgtggtggtggtggtgggactGCCCCCGGCCGctgcccccgccgccgccccccaccGAAGTAGCGGCCACAGCCTGGTCAGCGGCAGCATCATGCAGGCCAacggggcaggaggaggaggaggaggcggcggcggcggcggcggcggagggggcggcgggggccAGGGACAGACCCAGGAGCTGGCCTGCCTGTCGGCCCAGAACGGGGAGTCGTCCCCCTCGTCGTCGTCGTCCGCGGGGGACCTGGCCCACGCCAACGGGCTGCTGCCTTCCGCCCCCTCCGCCGCCAGCAACAATAGCAACAGCCTGA from Neomonachus schauinslandi chromosome 6, ASM220157v2, whole genome shotgun sequence includes:
- the LOC110571393 gene encoding thymosin beta-10-like — encoded protein: MADKPDMGEIASFNEAKLKKTETQNTTLQTKETTEQEKRSEIS